In Companilactobacillus allii, one genomic interval encodes:
- a CDS encoding LTA synthase family protein produces MKRIFKGISNFLNTRLGFVILAVLLYTMKTVYAYTTKFNLGVKGSIQTFLMIINPIPIMLLLFGIALYMKGRKSYIFLLIVDFLDTVWLFSNILYYREFSDFLTMVLIKGSGSVSNNLGKSILGIVRPTDFLVFIDVLVLVLLLAFHVIKMDIKRMNWRIPVLISTLAVLLFGANLTLAESDRSQLLTRTFDNNYIVKYLGLNVFNIYDVVKTSQTNAVKAKAKSSDLDSIEKYMKSNYATPNVEYTGVAKGKNVFVIHLESLQQFMIDYKWDGEEVTPNLNKIYHEDDTLSFDNFFNQVGQGKTADAELMLENSLFGLPEGSAMVTDGTSNTFQAAPAILDQQGYTTASFHGDVPSFWNRDNAYKSWGYDYFFSSNYYKIKKDYNVGYGMKDKIFLKDSAKYIEQLPQPFYAKLITVTNHYPYTLDKKNQSISKTDTGDKTVDGYVQTARYLDESIGEFMNWLKETGLDKTSMVVLYGDHYGISDNHKKAMAKLTGIKGFDDFDNAQYQRVPFIIHMDGLKGGINHTYGGEIDVLPTILNLLGVSDKNTIQFGSDLLSKEHSQVVAFRNGDFVTPKVTKVGSTFYNTKTGKVDKNISSTEKAKLSNKVTTELSLSDRVINGDLLRFHKLPGFTKVNKKDYSYKKSTALKKLKAARKKDGTSILAQNDNKSLLDLYTTDAPELNNDK; encoded by the coding sequence ATGAAGCGTATTTTTAAAGGTATTTCTAATTTTTTAAACACTAGGCTAGGTTTTGTTATACTAGCCGTACTTTTATATACTATGAAAACGGTATACGCGTATACCACTAAGTTTAATCTAGGTGTAAAAGGTTCAATTCAAACATTTCTAATGATTATTAATCCGATACCGATAATGTTATTGCTATTTGGTATTGCACTGTACATGAAGGGAAGAAAGTCATACATATTTTTACTTATAGTAGACTTTTTGGATACAGTTTGGTTATTCTCTAATATCTTATATTATCGAGAATTTTCCGATTTTCTAACAATGGTACTAATCAAAGGGTCTGGATCAGTCTCTAACAATTTAGGAAAGAGTATCTTGGGAATTGTTAGACCGACTGACTTTTTGGTTTTTATTGATGTACTAGTTTTGGTTCTTTTATTAGCATTCCATGTAATCAAAATGGACATCAAACGCATGAATTGGCGTATTCCTGTCTTAATCAGTACATTAGCTGTCTTGTTATTTGGAGCTAATTTAACTTTGGCTGAAAGTGACAGATCACAACTTCTTACTAGAACATTTGATAATAACTATATTGTTAAATATCTAGGATTGAATGTATTCAATATCTATGACGTGGTTAAGACGTCTCAAACTAATGCTGTAAAGGCTAAGGCTAAGAGTTCAGATCTAGATTCTATTGAGAAATACATGAAGAGTAACTACGCAACTCCAAATGTAGAATACACTGGTGTAGCAAAAGGCAAGAATGTGTTTGTTATTCATTTGGAAAGTTTGCAACAGTTTATGATTGATTATAAGTGGGATGGGGAGGAAGTAACTCCTAATTTAAACAAGATTTATCATGAAGATGATACGTTGAGTTTTGACAACTTCTTTAATCAAGTTGGACAAGGTAAAACAGCAGATGCTGAATTGATGCTTGAGAATTCTCTATTTGGTCTACCTGAAGGTTCAGCCATGGTTACTGATGGTACTTCAAATACATTCCAAGCAGCACCTGCAATTTTAGATCAACAAGGATATACGACGGCTTCATTCCATGGGGATGTACCAAGTTTTTGGAACCGTGATAATGCTTATAAATCATGGGGCTATGACTACTTCTTTAGTTCCAATTATTATAAGATCAAGAAGGATTACAACGTTGGATACGGTATGAAGGATAAAATCTTCTTGAAGGATTCAGCTAAGTATATTGAACAATTGCCACAACCATTTTATGCTAAGTTGATTACTGTAACTAACCATTATCCATACACCTTGGATAAGAAAAATCAAAGTATTTCTAAGACTGATACAGGTGATAAAACTGTTGACGGTTATGTTCAGACAGCCAGATATTTGGATGAGTCTATAGGTGAGTTCATGAACTGGTTAAAAGAAACTGGTCTGGATAAAACAAGTATGGTTGTACTATATGGTGACCATTATGGTATTTCTGATAATCATAAAAAGGCCATGGCTAAATTGACTGGTATCAAAGGCTTTGATGATTTTGATAATGCCCAATATCAACGTGTACCATTTATAATACATATGGATGGATTAAAAGGTGGAATCAATCATACATATGGTGGTGAAATAGATGTTCTTCCAACTATACTTAATCTGTTAGGTGTTAGTGATAAGAACACTATTCAATTCGGAAGTGACCTGTTGTCTAAAGAGCATTCTCAAGTTGTAGCCTTTAGAAATGGTGATTTTGTAACTCCAAAAGTTACCAAAGTAGGAAGTACGTTCTATAATACGAAGACAGGTAAGGTAGATAAGAATATATCATCTACTGAGAAGGCAAAGCTTTCTAATAAAGTCACAACAGAGCTATCATTGTCTGATCGTGTTATTAATGGAGATCTATTAAGATTCCATAAGTTGCCAGGATTTACTAAGGTTAATAAAAAGGATTACTCCTATAAGAAGAGTACTGCCTTGAAGAAACTTAAAGCGGCACGTAAGAAGGATGGAACCAGTATATTAGCTCAAAATGATAACAAGTCGCTTCTAGATTTGTATACAACAGATGCGCCAGAACTAAATAATGATAAGTAA
- a CDS encoding QueT transporter family protein produces the protein MNNLRIKDITQIAIIAALYVAVTIAPGLSAFAYGPVQFRVSEILMLLPFLNHKYSWSLIIGCFIANIFSASLGAYDLLFGTLATAVACLLITRVPSKMSMIWSVPIICAVVNGIIVGAELHLVLKIPFWINAGSVAIGELVVVAVGAAIFYFLMKNRNFSKLID, from the coding sequence ATGAACAATTTAAGAATAAAGGACATTACCCAGATTGCAATTATTGCTGCTTTATATGTTGCAGTAACAATAGCACCAGGGCTTTCAGCTTTTGCATATGGTCCAGTACAATTCAGAGTTTCTGAAATTTTGATGCTGTTACCATTTTTAAATCACAAGTACAGTTGGTCATTGATAATAGGTTGTTTCATTGCCAATATTTTCAGTGCATCATTAGGAGCTTATGATTTATTGTTTGGAACATTGGCTACAGCTGTGGCTTGTCTATTGATTACAAGGGTGCCATCAAAAATGTCTATGATCTGGTCAGTACCAATAATCTGTGCAGTTGTTAACGGAATTATTGTTGGTGCAGAATTACATTTAGTATTGAAGATACCATTTTGGATCAACGCTGGATCGGTCGCTATTGGTGAATTAGTGGTGGTAGCAGTGGGTGCCGCAATTTTTTATTTCTTAATGAAGAATCGTAATTTTAGTAAATTAATTGACTAA
- a CDS encoding glycosyltransferase family 4 protein, with amino-acid sequence MNIGIFTDTYFPQVSGVATSIQTLKNDLERKGNSVYIFTTTDPNVSKTTIEPNIFRVGSVPFISFTDRRIAIRGMFHAVELAKELKLDIIHTQTEFSLGLMGKFVAKQLKIPFVHTYHTMYEDYLHYVLNGHLLKPYHVKQMSRMFLKNASGVVAPSKQVKTTLDRYNVPAPISIIPTGVDLSEYTKPVNASDVREKLGISEDTPVILMLSRIALEKKIDHMLKSMPELLKYNPDIMLVIVGDGPDMDELVEMSNSLGISDNVIFTGEVEHDKISPYYHLANIFVSSSDTESQGLTYIEAIASGLKIVVRSAPYTDQLLTDPSVGVTFSKDSQLVPRIIAYLDHPNSFDDREARQKILYNISSDSFGNSILDFYRRSEEYFVREKLSDSSIDPEEYSND; translated from the coding sequence ATGAATATCGGAATTTTTACCGATACATACTTCCCTCAAGTTAGTGGAGTAGCTACATCGATCCAGACATTGAAGAACGATTTGGAGCGAAAAGGAAATTCAGTATATATTTTTACTACTACAGATCCTAATGTTTCGAAAACAACTATTGAACCTAATATCTTCCGTGTGGGAAGTGTGCCGTTCATTTCATTTACTGATAGAAGAATTGCCATCAGGGGGATGTTCCATGCTGTGGAACTTGCTAAGGAATTGAAACTGGATATTATTCACACACAAACGGAGTTCTCATTGGGATTAATGGGTAAATTTGTGGCGAAGCAATTGAAGATACCTTTTGTTCATACTTATCACACAATGTATGAGGATTATTTGCATTATGTATTGAATGGGCATTTACTTAAGCCATATCATGTTAAGCAAATGTCACGTATGTTCTTAAAAAATGCTTCCGGGGTTGTTGCTCCAAGTAAACAAGTGAAGACAACTTTGGATAGGTATAATGTACCTGCACCAATTTCTATAATTCCTACAGGGGTCGATCTATCAGAGTATACTAAGCCGGTTAATGCGTCTGATGTTCGGGAAAAATTGGGTATTTCTGAAGATACACCAGTTATTTTGATGTTAAGCCGTATAGCTCTGGAAAAGAAAATTGATCATATGCTAAAATCGATGCCTGAATTGTTGAAATACAATCCTGATATTATGTTAGTGATTGTTGGAGACGGTCCAGATATGGATGAATTAGTTGAAATGTCTAATAGTCTTGGTATTAGTGATAATGTTATTTTTACAGGAGAAGTTGAACATGATAAAATTTCTCCATACTATCATTTAGCGAACATATTTGTATCTTCAAGTGATACAGAGTCTCAAGGATTAACATATATTGAAGCTATTGCATCCGGTTTGAAGATCGTAGTACGTAGTGCGCCTTATACAGACCAACTTCTAACTGACCCTTCAGTTGGAGTGACATTTTCAAAGGATAGTCAACTTGTGCCCAGGATTATTGCTTATTTAGATCATCCTAATTCATTTGATGATCGTGAAGCTCGCCAAAAAATTCTTTATAATATATCATCTGATAGTTTTGGTAATTCTATTTTGGACTTTTATCGTCGTTCAGAAGAATACTTTGTACGTGAGAAACTATCGGACTCATCAATAGATCCAGAGGAGTATTCTAATGATTAA
- a CDS encoding glycosyltransferase family 4 protein, producing MIKINMFSSADKVAGQGVGSAYVELINLLKDRFSNEFDIKINNYGRSDLSHYHTIDPQFYLSTFSKKRGRKIGYVHFLPETLEGSIKLPKPARMVFYKYVIDFYKRMDQIVVVNPTFIDKLVKHGLDREKIKYIPNFVSTENFYEKTKEEKIDFRKKIGIPEGKFIVFGDGQVQERKGIDDFFKLAELNPDIEFIWAGGFSFGKITDGYDRYKRMVENPPKNMKFTGIVDRNELVNYYNVCDLFLLPSYDELFPMSVLEAFSCGAPVLLRDLDLYKAIIDGYYQPANNRFEMNDFINKANMDRSILDKFKVKSKAATNQYSEDNLSKIWYDFYNDQYKIAKRDK from the coding sequence ATGATTAAAATTAATATGTTTTCGTCTGCAGATAAAGTAGCCGGCCAAGGGGTCGGTAGTGCCTATGTGGAATTGATAAATTTGTTAAAAGATAGATTTAGTAATGAGTTTGATATAAAAATCAATAATTATGGACGTAGTGATTTGAGCCACTATCATACTATTGATCCACAGTTTTATCTTTCAACGTTCTCAAAAAAACGTGGTAGAAAAATTGGTTATGTACATTTCTTGCCAGAGACACTGGAAGGTAGTATTAAATTACCTAAGCCAGCAAGAATGGTTTTCTATAAGTATGTAATTGATTTTTATAAGAGAATGGACCAAATAGTTGTCGTTAATCCAACATTTATCGATAAATTGGTGAAACATGGATTGGATAGAGAGAAAATCAAATATATTCCAAACTTTGTTTCTACCGAGAATTTTTACGAGAAGACCAAAGAAGAAAAGATAGATTTTCGTAAAAAAATTGGTATTCCTGAAGGTAAATTCATTGTTTTTGGGGATGGACAAGTTCAAGAACGCAAGGGAATTGATGATTTCTTTAAATTAGCAGAATTGAATCCTGACATTGAATTCATTTGGGCAGGCGGTTTTTCCTTTGGTAAAATAACCGATGGCTATGATCGTTATAAGAGAATGGTCGAAAATCCACCCAAGAATATGAAATTCACAGGTATTGTGGATCGTAATGAGTTGGTCAATTACTATAACGTTTGTGATTTGTTCCTATTACCATCATATGATGAATTATTCCCTATGTCGGTTTTGGAAGCATTTAGTTGTGGTGCTCCAGTTTTATTACGTGACCTTGATTTATATAAGGCAATTATTGATGGTTATTATCAACCAGCCAATAATCGCTTTGAAATGAATGATTTTATTAACAAAGCTAATATGGACAGATCAATCTTAGATAAGTTTAAAGTGAAATCTAAAGCAGCCACAAATCAATATTCAGAAGATAATTTGAGTAAGATTTGGTATGATTTCTATAATGATCAATATAAAATTGCTAAACGGGATAAATAA